Proteins from one Calditrichota bacterium genomic window:
- a CDS encoding choice-of-anchor B family protein, whose amino-acid sequence MKKILCTILFFLSFAFSQNIEVLDTFSSRGYMSDVWGYDAPDGRFYAISGAFNGVSVFDVTNPNDIVEIGFFPGPNSAWRDIKTYKHYAYIVNDTEGGLVILDLSTAPDSVRFVANLEVPNFHNLYIDTTTAAMYLANASSSGAVSIFSLENPEEPVHVKDFGTETHDLYVRNNTAYTAQGRRGTLGFYDVSNPDNPTTIKEIQVPNAGYVHNTWLSKNSDYLVTTEETANKTLKIWDITDLDNIELVSEYLGPSRLQHNAHVEGDYVYLAHYESGLSILDIHDPTRATLVGYFDTYPESNNPDFNGNWGVFPHSKSGNIYLGDMDRGFFVVKFNNARADFFDGIVSDKESGLPLEGVVIQFKGFDINTVTNSNGFYNIGFGLSDTVNVTFSAIGYKNFSQEIILGGGVEHTINVELEKAPKTTFRITVKDNQGKPIKDVLSTFIMTSTFLENDEQFSEYSDENGIIEITDMYISDSDVVNYLNLKIGTFPYAFYEQSEFILDEVAINELEVTLSITDADILVVNNDPNSNYGDFIKESLNQIGKKEYIYNVSNGGGLPSVDGIKKLSGSFIIWMTGDAIDDVISQAEIDTIKAYLMNGGNVILSGQNIAEHLNSTVNPFLQDWIHVNYIENMGTKILSGRHHQISDGVTFLGIFSGEAANNQTSPDAIEPDSSNQAQPVFEYRNSNGKYGAVGVEYTDYNSKLFFAGFGLEAVYQNNDSYISRDDLLTRISEWFDSPLSLDKIISGNPETFQLKQNYPNPFNPSTNIEYNLPKKTNVKIEVFSLTGQKIKTLVNEQQNKGLHSVNFVAENLASGIYFYKLQTEQFTSVKRMILIQ is encoded by the coding sequence ATGAAAAAGATTTTATGTACTATTTTGTTTTTTTTAAGTTTTGCATTTAGCCAAAACATCGAAGTTTTGGATACTTTTTCTAGCCGAGGTTATATGAGTGATGTGTGGGGTTATGATGCCCCGGATGGAAGATTTTATGCAATATCCGGTGCCTTTAACGGTGTCTCTGTTTTTGATGTTACAAATCCCAATGATATTGTAGAAATTGGTTTTTTTCCTGGGCCCAATTCTGCCTGGCGGGATATTAAAACATACAAACATTATGCGTATATTGTAAACGATACTGAAGGTGGCTTGGTTATCCTCGATCTTTCGACAGCCCCGGATAGTGTTCGGTTTGTTGCAAACCTTGAGGTCCCAAACTTCCATAATCTCTATATTGATACTACAACAGCTGCCATGTACCTGGCCAATGCTTCTTCATCGGGTGCAGTTTCCATTTTTTCATTGGAAAATCCTGAAGAACCTGTTCATGTTAAAGATTTCGGTACTGAAACACACGACCTATATGTACGGAACAATACTGCATATACTGCACAAGGCAGACGCGGCACACTTGGTTTTTATGATGTTTCTAATCCTGACAATCCAACTACCATTAAAGAAATTCAGGTGCCAAACGCTGGTTATGTTCATAATACTTGGTTATCAAAAAATAGTGATTATTTGGTTACTACAGAAGAAACAGCAAATAAAACATTAAAAATATGGGATATAACTGATTTGGACAATATTGAACTTGTGTCTGAATATCTTGGGCCAAGTCGTTTACAGCATAATGCTCATGTTGAAGGTGACTATGTGTACCTTGCACATTACGAATCAGGATTATCAATACTGGATATTCACGATCCTACACGAGCCACATTGGTGGGTTATTTTGATACATATCCCGAAAGTAATAATCCGGATTTTAATGGAAATTGGGGCGTTTTCCCCCATAGCAAATCGGGTAATATTTATTTAGGTGACATGGACCGAGGTTTTTTTGTTGTAAAATTCAACAATGCAAGGGCAGATTTCTTTGATGGAATAGTTTCAGATAAAGAAAGTGGTCTTCCTTTGGAAGGTGTAGTTATCCAATTTAAAGGTTTTGATATAAATACAGTTACTAACTCAAATGGATTTTATAATATTGGTTTTGGATTATCTGACACTGTAAATGTGACTTTTTCTGCTATTGGATACAAAAATTTTTCACAGGAAATAATTTTAGGTGGAGGTGTTGAACATACGATAAATGTTGAGCTTGAGAAAGCGCCAAAAACAACGTTTAGGATTACTGTTAAAGACAACCAAGGAAAACCAATAAAAGATGTTTTATCTACTTTTATTATGACAAGTACCTTTTTGGAAAATGATGAACAATTCAGTGAGTATTCTGATGAGAATGGAATTATTGAAATCACAGATATGTATATATCGGACAGTGATGTTGTAAATTATTTAAATTTAAAAATTGGCACATTCCCTTATGCTTTTTATGAGCAGTCGGAGTTTATACTGGATGAAGTGGCGATAAATGAATTAGAGGTAACGTTGAGTATAACCGATGCTGATATTTTGGTGGTAAACAACGATCCAAACTCAAATTATGGGGATTTTATCAAAGAGTCGCTAAATCAAATAGGAAAAAAAGAGTACATTTATAATGTATCGAACGGTGGCGGTTTACCTTCGGTAGACGGAATTAAAAAATTAAGTGGTTCTTTTATTATCTGGATGACTGGTGATGCCATTGATGATGTAATCTCTCAGGCAGAAATTGACACAATTAAAGCTTATTTAATGAATGGTGGAAATGTTATTTTATCAGGACAAAATATAGCCGAACACTTAAACAGCACAGTCAACCCCTTTTTACAGGATTGGATTCATGTTAACTATATTGAAAATATGGGAACTAAAATTTTGAGTGGTCGGCATCATCAAATTAGCGATGGTGTTACATTCCTTGGCATTTTTAGTGGGGAGGCTGCAAATAACCAGACTTCACCTGATGCAATTGAGCCGGATAGCAGCAACCAGGCGCAACCTGTATTTGAGTATCGTAACTCAAATGGAAAATATGGTGCTGTCGGTGTTGAATACACGGATTACAACTCAAAACTTTTCTTTGCAGGATTTGGCCTTGAAGCTGTTTACCAAAATAATGACAGCTATATATCCAGGGATGATTTATTAACCAGGATTTCTGAGTGGTTTGATAGTCCTCTCTCGCTTGATAAAATTATATCCGGAAACCCTGAAACGTTTCAGCTAAAACAAAATTATCCAAACCCGTTTAATCCTTCAACAAATATTGAATACAATCTGCCCAAGAAGACAAATGTAAAGATTGAAGTATTCTCCCTTACCGGCCAAAAGATTAAAACGCTTGTAAATGAGCAGCAAAACAAAGGCCTCCATTCAGTTAACTTTGTGGCAGAAAATCTTGCATCCGGAATTTATTTTTACAAACTGCAGACCGAGCAATTTACAAGTGTTAAACGAATGATTTTAATTCAATAG
- the egtD gene encoding L-histidine N(alpha)-methyltransferase has translation MDSDILIKDKSVGLKLMYKEVMEGLSKSRKELPCKYFYDERGSKLFDEICTLDEYYVTRTELSIMHDNFEEMSDVMGEKLMFVEYGSGSSDKIKIILDHVKGICTYVPIDISCSHLAKSAAQIAAKYKHLEVIPVCADYNKEFLIPEPKNTIDHKIVYFPGSTIGNFHRDEALKFLSRIAKVSGQNGGLLIGVDLKKDTSLLNNAYNDSRGVTAEFNLNQLKRFNKELGSNFNLDDFRHDAFYNKKEGRMEMHLISKKDQTVKLNGSIISFNKDESIWTESSYKYSLDEFKNIANDAGFSVENVWIDEAELFSVQYLTVDS, from the coding sequence ATGGACAGCGATATTTTAATTAAAGATAAATCAGTCGGTTTAAAATTGATGTACAAAGAAGTTATGGAGGGATTAAGTAAATCCCGCAAAGAATTACCGTGTAAATATTTTTATGATGAACGCGGATCGAAATTATTTGATGAAATTTGCACTCTCGATGAATATTATGTTACTCGTACAGAACTTTCCATAATGCATGACAATTTTGAGGAAATGTCTGATGTAATGGGTGAAAAACTAATGTTTGTAGAATATGGCAGCGGCAGTAGCGATAAAATTAAGATTATCCTTGATCATGTTAAGGGAATTTGCACCTATGTTCCTATAGATATTTCCTGTTCTCATTTGGCAAAAAGCGCTGCCCAAATTGCTGCAAAATATAAGCATCTGGAAGTCATTCCGGTATGTGCGGATTACAATAAAGAATTTTTAATTCCTGAACCTAAAAACACAATCGATCACAAGATTGTTTATTTTCCAGGATCAACCATTGGCAATTTTCATAGAGACGAAGCTCTTAAATTTCTATCTAGGATTGCAAAAGTTTCCGGGCAAAATGGCGGATTATTGATAGGTGTAGATCTTAAAAAGGATACATCGCTATTAAACAATGCTTATAATGATTCACGTGGTGTGACAGCAGAGTTTAATCTAAATCAGCTAAAACGTTTTAATAAAGAATTAGGAAGCAATTTCAACTTGGATGATTTCCGGCATGATGCGTTTTATAATAAAAAAGAAGGTCGAATGGAAATGCATTTGATAAGCAAGAAAGACCAAACTGTAAAATTAAACGGTTCTATTATTTCTTTTAATAAAGATGAAAGCATTTGGACAGAATCATCCTATAAATATAGTCTGGATGAGTTTAAGAATATCGCCAATGATGCCGGATTTTCAGTTGAAAATGTTTGGATTGATGAAGCCGAGCTATTTAGTGTTCAGTATTTAACAGTAGATTCATAA
- a CDS encoding DUF427 domain-containing protein — translation MKAIWKDQVLAESEKTIIVEGNHYFPPSSIKQEFFEKSNSHTTCPWKGEASYYTVVVNGIKNNDAAWYYPAPKDAAKEIKDHIAFWRGVEVEK, via the coding sequence ATGAAAGCAATATGGAAAGACCAGGTTTTAGCTGAAAGTGAAAAAACAATTATTGTGGAAGGAAATCATTACTTCCCGCCAAGTTCTATAAAACAAGAATTTTTTGAAAAAAGTAACTCACATACAACATGTCCATGGAAAGGCGAAGCCAGCTACTATACTGTGGTTGTTAATGGCATAAAAAATAATGATGCCGCTTGGTATTACCCGGCCCCCAAAGATGCAGCCAAAGAGATAAAAGACCATATTGCTTTTTGGCGTGGCGTAGAAGTTGAAAAATAA
- a CDS encoding glycerol acyltransferase: protein MNIEVKKKTKHKNPISRLFAKVVLKLIGWKVDFKIPEEKKFLLISEPHTSNWDLPLMLIISIVIGRQLNWAAKDNLFKGLHGKYLRWLGGIPVNRRSRTKFTDQIIEIFNKSEKLIFVIAPSGTRSFTEFWKSGFYHIANGAKIPIAFGFLDYGNKVGGIKPGFLPSGNMEEDFKLIRKFYDGMKGKIPENFGPIRFQESKEKDS from the coding sequence ATGAATATAGAAGTCAAAAAGAAAACAAAGCATAAAAATCCTATTTCAAGATTGTTTGCTAAAGTAGTATTAAAATTAATCGGCTGGAAAGTTGATTTTAAAATACCGGAAGAAAAGAAGTTTCTATTAATTTCCGAGCCGCATACTTCCAATTGGGATTTACCGCTAATGCTGATTATTTCCATTGTTATTGGCAGGCAACTTAACTGGGCCGCAAAAGATAATCTGTTTAAAGGTTTGCATGGAAAATATCTACGCTGGCTTGGCGGAATTCCGGTCAACCGGCGTTCGCGGACAAAATTTACAGACCAGATTATTGAAATATTTAATAAATCGGAAAAACTAATTTTTGTGATTGCGCCATCGGGAACGCGAAGTTTTACAGAGTTTTGGAAATCAGGGTTTTATCATATTGCCAATGGAGCAAAGATTCCCATCGCTTTTGGTTTTCTCGATTATGGAAATAAAGTAGGTGGCATTAAACCGGGTTTTCTGCCATCAGGAAATATGGAAGAAGATTTTAAGTTGATTAGAAAATTTTATGATGGAATGAAGGGGAAAATTCCGGAAAATTTTGGCCCGATCAGATTTCAGGAATCTAAAGAAAAGGATTCTTAA